In Trichocoleus desertorum NBK24, the following are encoded in one genomic region:
- a CDS encoding 2OG-Fe(II) oxygenase, whose protein sequence is MKYYSQDRDVFPTQYLNDLRSQILACSYLAVNNLNRDFVGTKGFSIVFQRSELGEVERQFPFFKPYLDRALLPHCNAFYLNPLLLKEGSRVDPHIDRSLRSYCKTVEPPMMVSVLYVQVPANLEGGELVLRRQKQQVGQVKPQANTLVYFQGDLTHSVNAVKTPGTRLSLVCEQYSLSDKELHDIPALTIESRVLKPKHK, encoded by the coding sequence TTGAAATACTATTCTCAAGATCGGGATGTTTTTCCCACTCAATACCTCAACGACCTACGCAGCCAAATTCTCGCCTGTTCTTACTTAGCGGTGAATAATCTCAACCGTGACTTTGTAGGAACCAAGGGATTTTCAATCGTATTTCAACGCTCAGAACTGGGAGAGGTGGAGCGGCAATTCCCTTTCTTTAAACCTTATCTAGACCGAGCCTTACTACCCCATTGCAACGCCTTTTACCTCAATCCCCTGTTACTAAAAGAAGGCTCACGAGTCGATCCACATATTGATCGATCGTTGCGGTCTTATTGCAAAACGGTAGAGCCGCCCATGATGGTGAGCGTGCTTTATGTACAGGTGCCAGCCAATCTAGAGGGTGGAGAATTGGTTTTACGTCGCCAAAAGCAACAGGTGGGCCAGGTAAAGCCTCAAGCGAATACATTAGTGTATTTTCAAGGGGATTTGACCCATTCTGTCAATGCCGTCAAGACCCCTGGAACGCGGCTGAGCCTGGTTTGTGAGCAATACAGCCTCAGTGACAAGGAGTTGCATGATATCCCTGCCTTGACCATAGAATCTAGAGTGCTGAAGCCAAAACACAAATAG
- the ltrA gene encoding group II intron reverse transcriptase/maturase, protein MSNSKRQITSQGASPAREQVKPGANAGTADLLIAGQPSQSPMFDAALMEEICQRSNLLPALKRVMQNQGAPGVDGMTVEELPNYLKAHWLDIKERLLRGVYRPQPVRKVAIPKPNGTGVRQLCIPTVLDRLIQQATLQVLQAKWDRSFSEHSYGFRPRRSAHQAVAQAQSYLKAGYEWVVDLDLEKFFDRVNHDRLLSALSQRISDVRALQLIRAYLEAGVLENGLVSPRHEGAAQGGPLSPFLSNVVLDELDKELERRGHQFVRYGDDCNIYVCSQRAGERVMASISRFITHRLKLKINQSKSAVARPHERKFLGFSFTASGGLHRRKVANEAIRRFKHRVRQLTRRTRSVNWQERMAELSRYLRGWQAYFGFAETIRQFKDLDSWIRRRLRCALWKQWKTYRRRKWELIALGVPPLLAHTTAWSNKGPWRICHTPGVQLALSNDYFNRQGLPKLSD, encoded by the coding sequence ATGAGTAATTCTAAAAGGCAGATAACTTCGCAAGGAGCGTCTCCCGCACGAGAGCAGGTGAAGCCTGGGGCGAATGCGGGAACGGCTGATTTACTCATAGCGGGACAGCCTTCCCAAAGCCCGATGTTTGATGCAGCGTTAATGGAGGAAATTTGTCAACGAAGTAACTTGCTCCCAGCGCTGAAGCGTGTGATGCAGAATCAAGGAGCCCCTGGGGTAGACGGAATGACCGTCGAGGAACTACCAAACTACCTCAAAGCTCACTGGCTCGACATCAAGGAACGTCTTCTTCGTGGGGTTTACAGACCACAGCCGGTTAGGAAGGTGGCAATCCCAAAACCGAATGGTACAGGAGTTCGCCAACTTTGCATTCCCACTGTATTAGATCGCCTGATTCAGCAGGCAACTTTGCAGGTTCTGCAAGCAAAGTGGGATAGAAGCTTCTCTGAACACAGCTACGGATTTCGCCCTCGGCGGTCGGCCCATCAAGCCGTAGCACAAGCGCAAAGCTACCTCAAAGCAGGGTATGAATGGGTGGTTGACCTCGATTTGGAGAAATTCTTCGACCGAGTGAATCATGACCGCCTCTTGAGTGCCCTAAGTCAACGGATTAGCGATGTCCGAGCGCTTCAATTAATCCGAGCGTATCTGGAAGCTGGTGTTTTAGAGAATGGCTTAGTGAGCCCTCGCCACGAAGGAGCAGCCCAGGGTGGACCACTTTCACCATTCCTGTCCAACGTCGTTTTAGATGAACTGGACAAGGAATTAGAGAGACGAGGACACCAGTTTGTGCGCTACGGGGATGATTGCAACATTTATGTGTGCAGTCAACGAGCCGGGGAACGAGTGATGGCGAGCATTAGCCGATTCATCACCCATCGCCTCAAGCTCAAGATTAATCAGAGCAAGAGCGCAGTGGCTCGCCCTCATGAGCGCAAGTTTCTGGGATTCAGCTTCACAGCAAGCGGAGGACTGCATCGACGGAAAGTGGCTAATGAAGCCATTCGGCGATTCAAGCACCGAGTGCGGCAATTGACTCGCCGGACTCGAAGTGTGAACTGGCAGGAACGGATGGCCGAGTTATCCCGATACCTGCGAGGATGGCAAGCCTACTTTGGATTTGCCGAAACCATCCGGCAATTCAAAGACCTCGATAGCTGGATTCGTCGTCGATTGCGTTGTGCATTGTGGAAACAATGGAAAACCTATCGGCGGCGCAAGTGGGAGTTGATAGCGTTAGGCGTTCCACCGTTGTTGGCTCATACCACTGCGTGGAGTAACAAAGGACCGTGGCGGATTTGCCATACACCTGGCGTTCAACTGGCGTTAAGCAACGATTACTTCAACAGACAGGGACTACCAAAACTTAGCGACTGA
- a CDS encoding DUF547 domain-containing protein: MVAIAFAPWDALLRQYVDDQGRVDYRAWQQEQPHQLNQWLSTFQSFDLNLDLARQEQLALWINLYNAFTIARILERYPIASIQPKILGVPNWLAFLWFFSRPAHEVAGKRYSLAHIEHKILRSQFQEPRIHFALVCASIGCPLLRNEAYWPDRVQQQLEADASRFIHNKDKVRYDGETRTLYCSQIFKWYRQDFLQVAGSIPDYIRLYAPDLPVNAETPIKYLDYDWQLNQRISA; this comes from the coding sequence ATGGTTGCGATCGCTTTTGCTCCTTGGGATGCGCTCCTGCGGCAATATGTAGATGACCAGGGTCGAGTAGACTATCGAGCTTGGCAGCAAGAACAGCCCCATCAGCTCAATCAGTGGCTCTCGACGTTCCAATCTTTTGATCTCAATTTAGATCTGGCGCGACAGGAGCAGTTGGCGTTGTGGATTAACCTCTACAATGCTTTCACGATCGCTCGGATTTTGGAGCGCTATCCGATCGCGTCAATTCAACCCAAGATTTTAGGCGTACCAAACTGGTTAGCGTTTCTGTGGTTTTTCTCTCGGCCCGCTCATGAGGTGGCAGGCAAACGCTACAGCTTGGCGCATATTGAACATAAAATTCTGCGATCGCAGTTCCAAGAGCCTCGGATTCATTTTGCCTTGGTTTGTGCCTCGATTGGTTGCCCCTTGCTACGTAATGAAGCTTACTGGCCCGATCGGGTGCAGCAGCAGTTAGAAGCAGATGCCAGTCGCTTTATCCACAACAAAGATAAAGTTCGTTATGACGGAGAAACACGGACGCTATATTGCAGCCAAATCTTCAAGTGGTATCGCCAGGATTTTCTTCAAGTGGCAGGTTCCATTCCAGACTACATTCGTCTCTATGCCCCAGATCTCCCTGTTAATGCTGAAACCCCCATCAAATATCTAGATTACGATTGGCAATTGAATCAGCGGATATCGGCATAG
- a CDS encoding FAD-dependent oxidoreductase — protein sequence MKIAIIGAGLSGLAVAYYLSKTGEQVTVFEKSDRVGGNVHTVPVQVGDRVRWVDLGVNDFNAATYTNIVKMLDQLNIPYSPLEDSASFSTHDGSYTYTLDGKGGTQMPEFLRLEYERFKQTAPIDVKNPAYQYHSIAQYLQEKGYSPEFGRYNLYPRINGMYFVNDMTPEIMPFRGVMNYYGLQEGFGNQSPKRCYFTQGSGSWIAALADVVKGLGTQFRLNVQVSVRSKGNAVVIDTPDGSEVYDAVVMACHANTALKLLQEGITQDMVNVLSAFEYTSSVAVAHTFSPVMPLNKNAWRTYNIRIHDNAAAQLRPYSISYVCNRHQNDTVNPLYNGYENPEFFVSLNPSTPIPDQYILRTPEGKQAIAYFFHNVLNQTALIAQENLQNIVQGQNNIFFTGGWTKGAGLHEECWLSAMSVSERILNSTALDSRRVHATAFV from the coding sequence ATGAAAATTGCCATCATTGGTGCTGGTTTGTCTGGGCTCGCTGTCGCGTATTACTTGAGCAAAACTGGGGAACAAGTCACAGTTTTTGAGAAGAGCGATCGCGTGGGTGGAAACGTTCATACAGTTCCTGTACAGGTTGGCGATCGGGTGCGCTGGGTAGATTTGGGTGTGAATGACTTTAATGCCGCGACCTACACCAACATCGTGAAGATGCTGGATCAACTGAATATCCCTTATAGCCCACTAGAGGATAGCGCCTCTTTCAGCACTCATGATGGCTCCTATACCTATACCCTAGATGGCAAGGGGGGTACGCAAATGCCAGAGTTCCTACGCCTGGAGTACGAGCGCTTCAAACAGACCGCTCCTATCGATGTAAAAAACCCAGCGTACCAGTACCACTCCATTGCTCAATACTTACAGGAAAAAGGATATTCACCAGAATTTGGCCGCTATAACTTATATCCCCGCATTAATGGCATGTATTTTGTCAATGATATGACCCCCGAAATTATGCCATTTCGTGGCGTTATGAACTATTACGGTCTTCAAGAAGGGTTTGGCAACCAATCTCCTAAGCGTTGCTATTTCACTCAAGGTTCTGGGAGTTGGATTGCAGCTTTGGCAGATGTAGTTAAAGGCTTGGGAACTCAGTTCCGGTTGAATGTTCAAGTCTCTGTGCGTAGCAAAGGTAATGCGGTTGTTATTGACACTCCGGATGGTTCTGAAGTTTATGATGCGGTTGTAATGGCCTGTCATGCTAATACCGCTCTCAAACTGCTCCAAGAGGGAATTACCCAAGACATGGTCAACGTTTTGAGCGCATTTGAATACACCAGTAGCGTCGCCGTTGCCCACACCTTCTCCCCTGTGATGCCACTCAATAAAAATGCTTGGCGTACTTACAATATTCGCATTCATGACAATGCAGCCGCTCAATTGAGACCTTACAGTATCTCCTATGTTTGCAATCGTCATCAGAATGACACTGTAAATCCTTTGTATAACGGTTACGAAAACCCTGAGTTCTTTGTCAGCCTAAACCCATCCACTCCAATTCCTGACCAATATATCCTGCGAACTCCAGAAGGCAAACAAGCGATCGCTTACTTTTTCCACAATGTTTTGAACCAGACTGCATTAATCGCTCAAGAAAACCTGCAAAACATAGTCCAAGGGCAAAACAACATCTTCTTTACGGGAGGATGGACTAAAGGAGCTGGCTTACATGAAGAGTGCTGGCTCTCAGCCATGTCTGTATCCGAAAGAATTCTGAATTCTACTGCGCTGGATAGCAGAAGAGTTCACGCCACAGCATTCGTATAG
- a CDS encoding sugar porter family MFS transporter, with product MLSTNQPTAHDNRSFILLICGAAALGGFLFGFDTAVINGAVAALQAHFQANSVLIGLAVSLALLGSAIGAFFAGQISDRFGRVRVMLLASALFTISAIGSGLPFGIWDFIFWRLLGGIAVGAASVIAPAYIAEVSPAHLRGRMGSLQQLAIVVGIFLALLSDYFIAVSAGSAASPFWFGIAAWRWMFWTEIPPAILYGVAALRIPESPRYLVAQGRESEAAAVFAKVDRTIDIRTKIQEIRETVFRDRTAKISDLFSRRGGLIPIVWLGMGLSIFQQFVGINVIFYYSSVLWRSVGFNEASSLWITVITSVTNIVTTLVAIAFVDKFGRKPLLVLGSLGMMLTLGTMATVFSNASLDPSGNPVLAGSQGIIALIAANLYVFCFGFSWGPVVWVLLGEMFNNRIRSVALAACAAIQWVANFIVSTTFPPLLDSFGLGTAYALYATAAAMSLFFVIFLVKETKGMELEQM from the coding sequence ATGCTTTCAACCAATCAACCTACAGCTCATGACAATCGCTCCTTTATTCTGTTGATCTGTGGAGCGGCTGCACTAGGTGGCTTTTTGTTCGGGTTTGATACTGCGGTCATTAATGGTGCGGTTGCAGCTTTGCAAGCTCACTTTCAAGCAAATAGCGTGCTGATCGGCTTAGCGGTTTCCTTAGCACTTCTAGGATCTGCGATCGGAGCTTTTTTTGCAGGTCAAATCTCGGATCGCTTTGGCCGGGTTCGAGTCATGCTCCTGGCCTCGGCACTGTTCACCATTAGCGCGATCGGGTCTGGATTACCATTTGGCATTTGGGACTTTATTTTTTGGCGGCTTTTAGGAGGGATTGCGGTTGGGGCGGCTAGTGTAATTGCTCCTGCTTACATTGCTGAGGTTTCTCCAGCGCATCTGCGAGGGAGAATGGGATCTTTGCAACAATTAGCCATTGTGGTCGGGATTTTTCTAGCTTTGCTCTCTGACTACTTTATTGCTGTTTCTGCGGGTTCCGCTGCTTCACCCTTTTGGTTTGGCATTGCTGCTTGGCGCTGGATGTTTTGGACAGAAATTCCTCCCGCTATTCTATATGGTGTAGCGGCCTTGAGAATTCCAGAGTCCCCCCGGTACTTAGTGGCACAAGGACGAGAATCTGAGGCTGCGGCTGTCTTTGCCAAGGTAGATAGAACGATTGATATCAGAACCAAGATTCAAGAAATTCGCGAGACTGTATTCCGCGATCGCACTGCGAAGATCTCGGATCTGTTTAGTCGTAGAGGTGGCTTGATTCCGATCGTTTGGCTAGGAATGGGGCTATCTATCTTCCAGCAGTTTGTCGGCATCAACGTGATCTTTTACTACAGCAGCGTGCTGTGGCGATCGGTTGGGTTTAACGAAGCCAGTTCGCTCTGGATTACAGTCATCACTTCAGTCACCAACATTGTCACCACTTTAGTCGCGATCGCCTTTGTGGATAAGTTTGGCCGCAAACCACTGTTGGTTCTGGGGTCGCTGGGGATGATGCTCACCTTGGGCACTATGGCAACTGTGTTTAGCAATGCTTCTCTTGATCCGTCGGGCAACCCTGTCTTAGCAGGTTCTCAAGGCATTATCGCGCTGATAGCAGCTAACCTGTATGTGTTTTGCTTTGGCTTCTCCTGGGGGCCTGTGGTATGGGTGTTGTTAGGCGAAATGTTTAACAACAGAATTCGATCCGTGGCGTTGGCTGCTTGTGCAGCAATTCAATGGGTGGCTAACTTCATTGTCTCCACTACCTTTCCCCCATTGCTAGACTCGTTTGGTCTGGGCACTGCTTATGCCCTCTATGCCACAGCCGCCGCTATGTCTCTCTTCTTTGTAATCTTCCTGGTGAAGGAAACAAAAGGGATGGAGTTAGAACAAATGTAA
- a CDS encoding diacylglycerol/polyprenol kinase family protein, with the protein MELSTLLANSLVPDIAATAVTFAIALSWLKLINTLAQRGWLEQKLSRKIIHIGTGPLFVLCWHLYSEQAIARYLAALVPLAITLQFLAIGTELIADPATVQAMTREGKPAEILRGPLYYGLAFILCTVLFWRNSPIGILALMLMCGGDGLADIVGRRLGKHKLPLSPHKSWAGSTAMFLGSFGFGLGFLVLFNHLGHFQPPINLINTTGAVAAIAFVATLVEALPFPDIDNMTLVAVAIAMGLWLL; encoded by the coding sequence ATGGAATTGAGTACTTTATTAGCTAATTCCCTCGTTCCAGATATTGCGGCCACGGCAGTTACCTTTGCGATCGCTCTCAGTTGGCTCAAGCTAATAAACACGCTGGCACAACGAGGCTGGCTAGAACAGAAACTCAGTCGTAAAATTATTCATATTGGCACGGGGCCGTTGTTTGTCCTCTGCTGGCATCTATACAGCGAGCAGGCGATCGCGCGGTATTTAGCGGCTCTGGTACCCCTCGCAATCACCCTTCAGTTTTTAGCGATCGGTACCGAACTGATTGCCGACCCTGCCACTGTCCAAGCTATGACCCGTGAGGGCAAGCCCGCCGAAATTTTGCGCGGCCCCTTATATTACGGCCTTGCTTTTATTCTTTGTACGGTGCTGTTTTGGCGCAACTCTCCGATAGGCATTTTGGCTTTGATGCTGATGTGTGGCGGTGATGGCTTAGCAGATATTGTGGGACGACGGCTGGGCAAACATAAGTTACCCCTCAGCCCTCATAAAAGCTGGGCAGGCTCAACGGCTATGTTTTTGGGCAGTTTTGGGTTTGGCTTAGGCTTTCTAGTTCTCTTCAATCACCTAGGCCACTTTCAACCACCTATCAACCTTATAAACACGACAGGAGCCGTTGCTGCGATCGCATTTGTGGCAACTCTTGTAGAAGCGCTCCCATTTCCGGATATTGACAACATGACGTTGGTAGCGGTGGCGATCGCGATGGGGTTGTGGCTGTTATAG
- the cysE gene encoding serine O-acetyltransferase — MLKTLSADFRIISERDPAARNWLEVIFCYPSLHALFCYRIAHTLHCLKTPLLPRLISQLARLFTGIEIHPGATIGKGVFIDHGMGVVIGETAIVGDYALIYQGATLGGTGKQVGKRHPTIGENVVVGAGAKVLGNIQIGDNVRIGAGSVVLQDIPADSTVVGIPGRIVRRQGQSVGVLDHQKLPDTTAEMVRSLFSRIESLEQQVEHLKIQQSLSATSTAIASIEKIRVTV, encoded by the coding sequence ATGCTGAAAACTTTGAGCGCTGATTTCCGGATCATTTCTGAGCGTGATCCCGCTGCACGCAATTGGTTAGAGGTTATCTTTTGTTATCCGAGCCTGCACGCACTATTTTGCTATCGCATCGCGCACACACTTCATTGCTTAAAAACGCCACTGCTCCCTCGATTAATTTCTCAACTTGCTCGCCTTTTTACAGGAATTGAAATTCACCCTGGAGCGACAATTGGTAAAGGTGTCTTTATCGATCATGGGATGGGAGTTGTTATTGGGGAAACTGCCATTGTTGGAGATTACGCTTTGATTTATCAGGGTGCGACGCTGGGTGGCACAGGGAAGCAAGTGGGAAAGCGGCATCCAACCATCGGGGAAAATGTTGTGGTCGGGGCAGGGGCTAAGGTTCTGGGTAATATCCAAATTGGGGATAATGTCCGTATTGGTGCTGGTTCTGTAGTTTTGCAAGACATTCCTGCTGATTCTACCGTTGTTGGTATTCCCGGTCGCATTGTTCGCCGTCAAGGTCAATCGGTTGGTGTGCTCGACCATCAAAAGCTCCCCGATACAACTGCGGAGATGGTTCGCTCCTTATTCTCCCGGATTGAGTCTTTAGAACAACAAGTTGAGCATCTGAAAATCCAACAAAGTTTGTCTGCCACCTCAACAGCGATCGCAAGTATTGAGAAGATCCGCGTGACAGTATAG
- the tnpA gene encoding IS200/IS605 family transposase: MSEYIHKSHNVTVLLYHLVFPAKYRRAVFDEQVDAVLREVCLEIEKRYEIKFVEIGIDKDHVHFLIQSVPTYSVTKLVTMLKSLTGREVFKRCPGVKKQLWGGEFWSDGYFASTVGKHGDEGMIARYVKKQGKEYLQLHRDEQLALF, from the coding sequence ATGAGTGAGTACATTCACAAGAGTCATAACGTTACTGTTTTGTTATATCACTTGGTGTTTCCTGCAAAGTATCGACGGGCTGTGTTTGATGAACAGGTTGATGCAGTCTTACGTGAGGTCTGCCTTGAAATCGAGAAGCGTTATGAGATTAAGTTTGTCGAGATTGGGATCGACAAAGACCACGTGCATTTCCTAATTCAGTCGGTGCCGACGTACAGTGTGACGAAGTTGGTGACGATGCTCAAGAGTCTAACAGGGCGAGAGGTATTCAAACGGTGTCCAGGGGTAAAAAAGCAGCTGTGGGGTGGGGAGTTTTGGAGTGACGGTTACTTTGCGAGTACGGTGGGCAAGCATGGGGATGAAGGCATGATTGCCAGGTATGTCAAAAAGCAGGGCAAGGAGTATCTGCAACTACATCGAGATGAGCAATTAGCTCTCTTTTGA
- a CDS encoding DUF4177 domain-containing protein, with translation MAMANALSALDLRKDVNMFEYKFVKAPVAYGNSNEIEVTACENVVAEHASQGWRLVQILVANPAVIPSEYVLIFEHQK, from the coding sequence ATGGCAATGGCGAATGCTTTGAGCGCTCTTGATTTAAGGAAAGATGTAAACATGTTTGAGTACAAATTCGTCAAGGCTCCTGTTGCTTACGGGAATAGTAATGAGATCGAGGTGACTGCTTGTGAAAATGTAGTTGCAGAACATGCTTCTCAGGGTTGGCGGCTGGTACAAATTCTTGTTGCAAATCCTGCTGTGATTCCCTCAGAATATGTCTTGATTTTCGAGCACCAAAAATAA
- a CDS encoding class II glutamine amidotransferase has product MCQLLGMNCNVPTDICFSFEGFSARGGKTDEHQDGWGIAFFEGLGCRLFLDEKPSSTSPVAELVRQYPIKSTHVIAHIRKATFGAVALENCHPFRRELWGRYWIFAHNGDLPDFHPENNGFYRPVGQTDSERAFCLIMNTLRQAFPEGKPPLEQLYPVLQEVTQAIAQQGTFNYLLSDGEHFFAHCSTKLCYIVRQAPFAAAHLIDADLTVDFQELTTPRDRVAIIATVPLTDNEVWTSFQPGELLVFRDGLPLKPEAAATPTRDRSA; this is encoded by the coding sequence ATGTGCCAACTGTTGGGAATGAATTGCAACGTACCCACCGATATCTGCTTTTCATTTGAAGGCTTTTCAGCGCGCGGTGGCAAAACCGATGAACACCAAGATGGTTGGGGAATTGCCTTCTTCGAGGGGTTAGGGTGTCGTTTATTTCTAGATGAAAAACCTTCCTCTACCTCCCCGGTCGCTGAGCTGGTGCGGCAGTATCCCATCAAATCCACGCATGTGATTGCCCATATCCGCAAAGCGACATTTGGGGCTGTGGCACTAGAAAACTGTCATCCTTTTCGACGGGAGTTGTGGGGGCGCTATTGGATCTTTGCCCACAATGGTGACTTGCCCGATTTCCACCCCGAAAACAATGGATTTTACCGTCCTGTGGGTCAAACCGATAGTGAGCGGGCCTTCTGCTTGATTATGAATACTTTGCGGCAAGCTTTTCCAGAAGGCAAACCACCCCTAGAACAGCTTTATCCTGTCCTGCAAGAAGTCACTCAGGCGATCGCCCAGCAAGGCACCTTCAACTACTTGCTCTCTGATGGTGAACATTTTTTTGCCCACTGCTCTACCAAGCTTTGCTACATCGTACGGCAAGCTCCCTTTGCAGCGGCCCATCTGATTGATGCTGACCTCACCGTAGATTTTCAGGAGCTGACCACCCCTCGCGATCGCGTTGCGATTATTGCCACTGTGCCGCTGACCGATAACGAAGTGTGGACTTCTTTTCAGCCAGGAGAGCTACTGGTCTTTCGGGATGGCCTACCCCTGAAACCAGAGGCAGCTGCAACACCCACTCGCGATCGCTCAGCTTAG
- a CDS encoding patatin-like phospholipase family protein, with the protein MTFRILSLDGGGIRGIIAARILQVVEQQLGGPLNQHFDLIAGTSTGSLLAAGVALGFSSERLVNLYQDRGKTIFPYWNWWGYFVPPRLGLLARYGLTSFPPSLSVPKFSDEGLLKVLQTELGDRPFSEISPNSESNKLLITTYDTIRRTPIVFKSWRQRKWYADVPLWELCACSASAPTYFPAHRLLVQAGGTAKGGTSQTMTLAASPWENADDYYKMQIEIVAGHGRGQKGSIEHYDVATRTATLAKPWSVVPDTTSVYQLIGEFSAIDGGVGANNPTACAIAEALRLGYSPQEIQVLSIGTGQPDSTIPWEEARQWGLLRWAWNARILSVTMDAPSDIHAYISQQIADNERYLRIQPRLIYSKEGLDNASDENLRNLLRDAERCLSEVQGRLTTFLKHNWLS; encoded by the coding sequence ATGACATTTCGGATTCTCAGCTTGGATGGAGGTGGAATTCGGGGAATTATTGCAGCGCGAATTCTGCAAGTGGTGGAGCAGCAGTTAGGTGGGCCACTGAATCAACATTTTGATTTAATCGCCGGAACTTCTACAGGCTCACTTCTTGCTGCTGGGGTCGCTTTAGGCTTTAGCAGTGAGAGGTTAGTCAATCTTTACCAAGATCGTGGCAAGACAATCTTTCCCTATTGGAATTGGTGGGGATATTTTGTGCCGCCGCGCTTGGGATTGCTGGCACGATATGGTCTGACCAGTTTTCCTCCCTCTCTGTCTGTGCCTAAATTTTCTGATGAGGGCTTGCTCAAAGTGCTGCAAACAGAGTTGGGCGATCGCCCGTTCTCCGAAATCAGCCCTAATTCTGAATCTAATAAATTACTGATCACAACTTACGACACCATCCGGCGCACTCCTATCGTGTTTAAGAGTTGGCGGCAAAGGAAGTGGTATGCGGATGTGCCTTTGTGGGAGCTTTGTGCTTGCTCAGCTTCCGCTCCTACCTATTTTCCTGCCCATCGTCTCCTAGTCCAAGCAGGTGGGACTGCTAAAGGTGGCACTAGCCAGACAATGACCTTGGCTGCTAGCCCTTGGGAAAACGCGGATGATTATTACAAGATGCAAATCGAAATTGTGGCAGGGCATGGCAGAGGGCAAAAAGGCTCGATTGAGCACTACGATGTGGCAACGCGGACTGCAACGTTGGCAAAACCCTGGTCTGTGGTACCAGACACGACTTCTGTTTACCAGTTGATTGGTGAGTTTTCTGCGATTGATGGCGGGGTGGGCGCTAACAATCCGACTGCTTGTGCGATCGCCGAAGCTTTGCGGCTAGGTTATTCTCCTCAAGAGATTCAAGTCCTCTCCATCGGCACGGGACAACCGGACTCCACCATTCCTTGGGAGGAAGCGAGACAGTGGGGTCTGCTACGTTGGGCCTGGAATGCTCGTATTCTGAGTGTCACAATGGATGCTCCTTCTGATATTCATGCCTATATTTCTCAGCAGATTGCCGATAACGAGCGTTATCTAAGAATTCAGCCTCGGTTGATATATTCCAAGGAAGGGTTAGATAATGCCAGTGACGAAAACCTGAGAAATCTACTGCGGGATGCTGAAAGGTGTCTGAGCGAAGTACAAGGACGTTTGACGACTTTCCTCAAGCACAATTGGTTGAGCTGA